The DNA segment TATGGGCAGCCCGGACCAGATTGAAGCGTCTATCATCTCAGCTGTAAGCGACCCAATGCGACGCCAAGACTGAAGCCTGATGCGACCATCTGCTTTGAGGCGCATGTATATAAGCGGAATTGACGAAATATACAGTCTCCGAATCATACAGCCTTTGCGCTCGGCTGCGGGAACAATGTGTCGACCTCGGATTGTGGGTGGGATCCGCCCATCACAGTCACCGAAGGCGAGAGTACCATCATCTGGACCAACACGCACAAAGGACAAGAGTATGCATCTCTATGTTGGGTGTCTCTGCTTTGCTAATGTATACATCAGAGATGTGAGCGCGACCATCCCTTTCATGACTCTGGAATGCGCTCTGGTGGGAGCGCATACCACCGAAAGTCCCATCAACGGTGCCAGCTCAGCTGTTTGCACGGCCAGGTCCACCATCAACAACCTCGGCGTGGTCGCCAGCACAACTGTGCTCGCTAGTACCGAGATCAGCTATATGCCTGTGACCATCACCGCCGGTATGGAGAAGATTGCC comes from the Cercospora beticola chromosome 4, complete sequence genome and includes:
- a CDS encoding uncharacterized protein (antiSMASH:Cluster_13), yielding MRAAVIAASLAAGAWAQDVTPLTTASSTSATGSPSPTGTSIVSLFLPMGSPDQIEASIISASPNHTAFALGCGNNVSTSDCGWDPPITVTEGESTIIWTNTHKGQEDVSATIPFMTLECALVGAHTTESPINGASSAVCTARSTINNLGVVASTTVLASTEISYMPVTITAGMEKIAAASEYAATAVYESETSSAGAPAMTGMAALGLSGVAGLGVAVLGVL